Proteins co-encoded in one Chrysemys picta bellii isolate R12L10 chromosome 13, ASM1138683v2, whole genome shotgun sequence genomic window:
- the LOC101950758 gene encoding olfactory receptor 5AN6-like, with amino-acid sequence MANQTTVTEFILLGLFSDPQLQTFLFLVFLVIYLSTLVGNVAIMLVRRADPHLGTPMYFLLSHLSFSDICFSSVTVPKMLEALLSEPKTISVSCCFAQMFFLLLSGCSEVFILSAMAYDRYAAICNPLRYSRTMSKRVCSQLVAGAWLIGSLYALINTLPLLDLHFCGPNAINHFSCELPSLVALSCSETFTNDMVFLTSALTVGLVSFSLTLGSYIYILTTILRIRSVEGRRKAFSTCSSHLIVVGLCYGTGLFRYFRPNSVSSVVLDGLVSIQYSILTPMLNPLIYSLKNKEVKAALRRLLGGKNHPAPG; translated from the coding sequence ATGGCAAACCAGACAACAGTGACCGAGTTTATTCTCCTGGGACTTTTTAGTGACCCACAGCTCCAGActttcctcttcctggtgttcCTAGTTATTTACCTGTCCACCCTAGTGGGCAACGTGGCCATCATGTTGGTGAGAAGGGCTGATCCCCACCTGGGCACCCCCATGTATTTCCTCCTTTCCCATTTATCCTTCTCAGATATCTGCTTCTCCTCAGTAACGGTGCCTAAGATGCTGGAGGCCCTCTTATCAGAGCCGAAAACCATTTCTGTCAGCTGCTGCTTTGCCCAGATGTTCTTCCTCCTCCTGTCAGGGTGTAGTGAGGTTTTCATTCTCTCAGCAATGGCTTATGACCGATACGCTGCCATCTGCAACCCGTTGCGTTATAGCAGGACAATGAGCAAACGCGTCTGCAGTCAGCTGGTGGCCGGTGCATGGCTGATCGGATCTTTGTATGCCCTCATCAACACGCTCCCTCTGTTGGACTTACATTTCTGTGGGCCTAATGCAATCAACCATTTCAGTTGTGAGCTCCCCTCCCTGGTGGCCCTGTCCTGCTCTGAGACCTTCACTAACGATATGGTGTTTCTCACCTCTGCTCTGACTGTAGGTCTGGTCTCATTCTCCCTTACCCTGGGCTCCTACATTTATATCCTCACCACCATCCTGAGGATACGCTCCGTGGAGGGCAGgcgtaaagccttctccacctgcagctcccacctcattgtggtgGGTTTATGCTACGGGACGGGTTTGTTTAGGTATTTCAGACCCAATTCGGTCTCTTCGGTGGTACTTGATGGCCTGGTATCCATCCAGTACAGCATCTTAACCCCCATGttaaaccccctcatctacagcctgaaaaACAAGGAGGTGAAGGCAGCTCTGAGGAGACTACTGGGGGGAAAGAACCACCCAGCTCCAGGGTAA